The genome window GACATCCTCTACCATCTTGGATTTGGCAACACGGTCAACCAGTCATCACTTTCCCGAGCTAACGACAATCGGGATTACCGCATCTATGAGGAGTTTGGCATCTATATGATAAATCTGGTAAGACCTTTATACACAAGGACCTCGATACCAGATGTCACTATAGACAACGTACTTTACTCCCTCGATTCCACGACCATCTCCACAAGTGTCAAACTTGCGACATGGGCTTTAGGAAGATACAACAAGGGGGCGGTGAAGATGCACACTCTGCTTGACTTGCGCGGGAGCATTCCAGCAAACATCCACATCACGGATGGCAGATGGCATGACAGCAACGAACTTGAACTGACTGCGCCGGAGCCTCTTGCCTTCTATATGATGGACAAGGCCTATGTTGACTTCGATGAGTTCTTTCGCTTCCATTTGGCTGGAGCCTATTGGGTTACCAGACCGAAGGACAACATGAAATACGAGATTATTGGTCATAGAAAAGACTTCTCCCGAGAGGATGGTATTCGAGGCGACTTTACCATTCGCTTGACTCAGCCAAAGACTCATGCACTTTACCCTGAGCCTTTCAGGGCAGTCTGCCACTATGATGAGGAGACGTGTGAAGAAATAGTGTTCATCACTAACAACTTCGAGATCAGCGCAGTGGAAGTGTCCGTCCTGTATAGGCACAGATGGGACATAGAGGTGTTCTTCAAGTGGATAAAGCAGAACATTGTCGTGAAGACCTTGTGGGGGTATTCCGAGAATGCAGTCCGAATCCATCTCTGGGTTGCAGTCATCGCCTATCTGCTTGTTGCAAGAATAAAGGCGGACAACAAAAGCCCATACACCATTACGGAAGTGGCAACGCTGATAAGAGTTTCTGCTTTGGAGAAAACTCACCTCAGAGATTTAATCACTAAGCCGAGAACCTCTGTCATTTACAATCAATATGTCAAAGAACTACCTCTATTTGATAATATGTAAAACTTAACGCGATTTTATCGCATCAGTACTAAACTTACAACTAAAGAAACGGTTTCTTAGATACAAATAAAAGAAGTAAAAAAATGCTACTACACTATTAATAAAAACATCACCAACAAAAACAACATAATTGAACAGTATATAAACAATCTACTCAACTTAAAATACTTCAATCAGCTTCATAAATTCATTGAACTCGGAAGAGTATTTTACACCTGTCCGTCCCCAGTCATATTCATATCGAACAGTCTTTCCAGGATAGTAGATATAGATGTATAGACCACCCATATCGCTGCAATGGTTGTTGTCTTTTACCGCCACAACGTCCTTTACAGTACCCTTGACGAACATATCGTCAACAAGTTCTTGTACACGACGAGCGCTGTCATCATTAAAACGAACAGTTGTGACAGTGTCTTTACCATCGTCAGATACAAATACTGATTGCGTACATTTTGTTACAATACCATTCTTATATAACATCCAATAAACATCCGTAAGACGTCTACTAAAGCCTAGATCACGTCCAATAAGAACGGAGTCATACGCTCTAAGTGCATCCTTTCCCTTGACACTACCTCGATTACCTTCTGAACAGCTGATGACTGCGAAGGCAATTATTCCACACAACCATAATAACTTATTCATCCCTCTAAAAATAAAAAAGTCAACCGTTATCAATCAATCCTACTAACTATATCGAAATGTAAGACATAGTAAAACAGTGCTCCTGTCGACAACAACCTTTCCTTTATGTACCTTTTACAAAAGTAAGCATTAATATTCTTGTTTCCAAACACTGGTCAACAAAAGTTCTTCTTACCCGTCTTTTCTATACGTGTTAGTGCTTAGCACATAGCGTGCGGATAGCAAACACCAATGGTGCTGAGGGCTGACACATTGCAATATGCTACCAACGTAGATTCAGACGGAGTACTTTTCAAGGGATAAAAAGCACAGGGCTGCCTCGTAAGGACAGCCCCGTGCATCTTAATTTAGGGGTTATTAGTTTTGCAATCTGTTTATGACTGGAACACTATCGTCAGACTCGTCCTGCTCTTGACAGGGCGTCCCTTCTGCATAGCAGGGTTCCACTTCGGCATGTTATTGGTAAGACGGACCGCCTGCTCCTTGTAGTATTCAACACAGTTATCCAACACACGCTTCTGTTTCTCCGCATTCATCTTCATGAAATGCTTGCTTGTTCCCTGTACGTTCTTCACATCAACGACACGGGCACCAGTAACAGTACCATCCATTTCAACATTGAAGACAACTGTCACCTCGGCATGTACCTTTGAACGGAAAGACTGGATGCTGCGACGCTGACCCTGTGCAAAGTAGCTGTCAATAGCCTCCTGCCCGCCTTCAAAGGTTGGAAGAACATCCGTCTTGCTTACCTCTGGAGCAAGTGGAAGAGCCTCCAACTTCGCTTTCAGCTTGTTTATTTCCACCGTTCCCATGACAATCTTACCATCCGGGGCAATGAGATACATTGACGGAATCCAGTCAACCTTATACAACTGGTCAATCATCGTGTTCTTTCTGAACTTCTTGAGTTCGCTCACCTGTGTCCAGTTCATCTGGTACTGACCCCAGTAAGTCTTCGCCCATACCTCACGGTCAGTATCGAATGAGATACCGATGAACTGCACCCCATAGTCGCGGAACTGCTCGTAAAGGGCTTTCATTGCCGGAATATCACGACGGCAGTCGGGACACCAGCTTGCCCAGAAGTCCAGTACTACGTAACTTCCACGATACTGGCTCAGGCTTATGTCCCTGCCATCGTATGTCCTCAGCTTGAACTCAGGCGCACGTGTGCCGGGCTTCAGCATGTTTACCGCATACTTAGCATCCAGATTCGTTGTCTGCTCAGTGTCTGTTGTCTGCGCAAAAGCTGCCGGTGCTGACATGAAGATTGCACAGACAGCTGCTAAAAGAATTCTTTTCATATCTTTTCTTGTCTATTTTTCAGTTTCATTCGTTCGTCAATAAAACGGCTCCTCCAGCCCTCAGGTTTCCTTTCGGTTTGTCAGTCATGTTGCAAATATACGACCTTATTTTGGATAACGCAAATACCTTATTGTATTTTTTCAATCGTCAGCGTCTGGTCGCAATAGTCAACAACCGCCGGGCGGTGGGTTATGAAAATCACCGTCTTATCATGATTTGAGAGTATATTCTTCAAAAGCAGGCGTTCTGTCTGCGGGTCAAGTGCCGATGTAGCCTCATCAAATATCATGACACTACGGTCACGCAGAAGCGAACGGGCTATGGCTATGCGTTGCGCCTGACCTTCGCTGAGTCCTCCTCCCTGCTCTGAACAGAGGGTATCAAGCCCTAACGGAAGGTGGAAAACAAAGTCGGCACAGCTTTTCTCAAGTGCGGCATTCATCTCTTCCTCTGTTGCATCGACCTTGCCGAGCAGCAGGTTCTCACGGATTGTACCGCTGAGAAGCGTGTTGCCTTGGGGCACATAGACGAAATTGGTACGCATAAGCGGGGTCAGCTCCAGGCATTCCATCCCGTTGTATATCTCTACCGAGCCCTTATTGGGTTTCAGCAA of Prevotella fusca JCM 17724 contains these proteins:
- a CDS encoding IS4 family transposase: MNVGRYVFSQVVKYIPRYQFDKCVKKYRGDWHVKDLTCYNQLLHLLFGQLTSCDSLRDICLCLGAHKDILYHLGFGNTVNQSSLSRANDNRDYRIYEEFGIYMINLVRPLYTRTSIPDVTIDNVLYSLDSTTISTSVKLATWALGRYNKGAVKMHTLLDLRGSIPANIHITDGRWHDSNELELTAPEPLAFYMMDKAYVDFDEFFRFHLAGAYWVTRPKDNMKYEIIGHRKDFSREDGIRGDFTIRLTQPKTHALYPEPFRAVCHYDEETCEEIVFITNNFEISAVEVSVLYRHRWDIEVFFKWIKQNIVVKTLWGYSENAVRIHLWVAVIAYLLVARIKADNKSPYTITEVATLIRVSALEKTHLRDLITKPRTSVIYNQYVKELPLFDNM
- a CDS encoding redoxin domain-containing protein, whose translation is MKRILLAAVCAIFMSAPAAFAQTTDTEQTTNLDAKYAVNMLKPGTRAPEFKLRTYDGRDISLSQYRGSYVVLDFWASWCPDCRRDIPAMKALYEQFRDYGVQFIGISFDTDREVWAKTYWGQYQMNWTQVSELKKFRKNTMIDQLYKVDWIPSMYLIAPDGKIVMGTVEINKLKAKLEALPLAPEVSKTDVLPTFEGGQEAIDSYFAQGQRRSIQSFRSKVHAEVTVVFNVEMDGTVTGARVVDVKNVQGTSKHFMKMNAEKQKRVLDNCVEYYKEQAVRLTNNMPKWNPAMQKGRPVKSRTSLTIVFQS